Proteins encoded by one window of Rhizophagus irregularis chromosome 31, complete sequence:
- a CDS encoding ribosomal protein S15: protein MADEQETVELKKKRTFKKYSYRGVDLEQLLDLNSESLMELVHSRARRRFQRGLKRKPMGLIKKLRKAKKEAPAEEKPAVVKTHLRDMIIVPEMIGSIVGVYNGKTFNQVEIKPEMIGHYLAEFSISYKPVKHGRPGIGATHSSRFIPLK, encoded by the exons atg GCTGACGAACAAGAAACTGTCGAATTGAAAAAGAAgagaacttttaaaaaatattcttatagAGGAGTTGATCTTGAACAATTATTAGATTTGAATAGTGAAAGTTTAATGGAACTAGTTCATTCCAGAGCAAGACGTAGGTTTCAACGTGGGCTTAAACGTAAACCAATgggtttaattaaaaaattacgtaaAGCTAAAAAAGAAGCACCTGCCGAGGAAAAACCTGCAGTCGTTAAAACTCATTTACGTGATATGATCATTGTACCTGAAATGATTGGTTCTATTGTTGGCGTTTATAATGGAAAAACTTTTAATCAAGTTGAAATTAAG cCTGAAATGATCGGTCATTATCTCGCCGAATTTTCCATCTCATATAAACCCGTCAAGCACGGTCGTCccg gtATTGGTGCTACCCACTCTTCACGTTTTATTCCATTGAAATGA